A single window of Taeniopygia guttata chromosome 1, bTaeGut7.mat, whole genome shotgun sequence DNA harbors:
- the VPS36 gene encoding vacuolar protein-sorting-associated protein 36, whose translation MDRFSWTTGLLELGETLVVQQRGVRLSDGEEKVKFDSGVLLLSTHRLIWRDQKNHECCIAVPLSQIVFIEEQAAGIGKSAKIVVHLHPASSNKEPGPFQSSKYSYIKLSFKEHGQIEFYRRLSEEITQRRWESMPTGQAMQVNKDSQAGRIRAVGIVGIERKLEEKRKETDKNISEAFEDLSKLMEKAKEMVELSKSIANKIKEKQGDITEDETIKFKSYLLSMGIANPVTRETYGSGTQYHMQLAKQLAGILQTPLEEQGGIMSLTEVYCLVNRARGLELLSPEDLVNACKMLEPLKLPLRLRIFDSGVMVIELQSHNEEEMVAAALETVSEKGSLTADEFAKLVGMSVLLAKERLLLAEKMGHLCRDDSVEGLRFYPNLFLTRS comes from the exons ATGGACAGGTTCTCGTGGACCAccgggctgctggagctgggagagacGCTGGTGGTCCAGCAGCGCGGCGTGCGCCTCAGCGACGGGGAGGAGAAG GTGAAATTTGATAGTGGAGTTTTACTGCTGAGCACACACAGACTGATCTGGAGGGACCAGAAGAATCAT GAGTGCTGCATTGCTGTACCTCTGTCTCAGATTGTATTTATTGAAGAGCAAGCAGCTGGGATAGGAAAGAG TGCTAAAATAGTGGTTCATCTTCATCCTGCTTCTTCAAACAAAGAGCCTGGTCCATTCCAAAGCAGCAAATATTCGTACATCAAGCTTTCTTTCAAAGAGCATGGACAGATTGAG TTCTACAGACGATTATCAGAAGAAATCACACAAAGGAGATGGGAGAGCATGCCCACTGGTCAGGCCATGCAAGTTAACAAGGATTCACAG gcAGGAAGAATAAGGGCCGTAGGAATTGTAGGTATTGAAAggaaattagaagaaaaaagaaaagagactgACAAAAACATTTCCGAG GCTTTTGAGGACCTTAGCAAACTAATGGAGAAG GCTAAGGAAATGGTGGAATTATCCAAGTCAATAGCTAAcaagattaaagaaaaacaaggtgACATCACTGAGGATGAg ACCATTAAGTTCAAGTCCTACCTACTCAGTATGGGTATAGCTAATCCAGTTACGAGGGAAACGTATGGATCTGGTACACAGTACCACATGCAACTGGCAAAGCAACTGGCTGGAATCCTGCAGACACCCTTAGAG GAGCAAGGGGGGATCATGTCTCTGACTGAAGTGTACTGCCTGGTGAATCGTGCTCGAGGGCTAGAG TTGCTGTCACCAGAAGATTTAGTAAATGCTTGTAAAATGCTAGAACCACTGAAATTACCACTAAG GCTTCGGATATTTGATAGTGGTGTGATGGTGATTGAACTCCAGTCTCATAACGAAGAGGAAATGGTAGCTGCTGCTTTAGAGACA GTATCTGAAAAGGGTTCTCTCACAGCTGATGAGTTTGCTAAGCTGGTGGGGATGTCTGTTCTCTTAGCCAAAGAAAG GCTGCTTCTTGCTGAAAAGATGGGCCATCTTTGCAGAGATGATTCAGTGGAAGGCTTGAGATTCTACCCAAATTTATTTCTGACACGAAGCTAA